One window of Anaerolineales bacterium genomic DNA carries:
- a CDS encoding right-handed parallel beta-helix repeat-containing protein, whose protein sequence is MKKAVESLQPGDTLVVRGGSYIGVHTGWSFDSSGTEDRPITITNQPGEQVIFQMPTAEFDDRYIFRCSVNPVTPASWQTTKADYIRIIGTDVSPQTLSNGVKSRKGIVMQGLEGQQSPAIFATDCDHWEVAGVDFIEVAYGISTKKNNWRTMEEHSPDHWYVHDNRVYNYYRESGMQFNGSYNIIENNEIYKVSDRLDTPFGCQLLNLLGNNNIVRENTFSRMGSDANCLGLMFEWDLADVNLIENNTFLDIPVAISIQGGDANIIRNNYFEAAVSNARAGIVIASYDDRTGWPCNEPDSISPPDNPAHPEYKYYYPHDCHSKNNQIIGNTFIGFEIDWVMHPVSVESNIIINNSTQ, encoded by the coding sequence ATGAAAAAAGCCGTGGAATCGTTACAACCTGGCGATACGCTCGTAGTACGCGGAGGGTCGTACATAGGCGTCCACACCGGTTGGAGTTTCGACAGTTCTGGAACGGAGGACCGACCCATTACCATTACAAACCAGCCGGGAGAGCAGGTGATTTTCCAAATGCCCACCGCCGAATTCGACGACCGCTATATTTTCAGGTGCTCGGTCAACCCGGTTACGCCCGCCTCGTGGCAAACAACAAAAGCAGATTACATTCGCATCATCGGCACCGACGTTTCTCCCCAAACTTTATCCAATGGTGTTAAAAGCCGCAAAGGCATTGTAATGCAGGGATTGGAAGGTCAGCAATCGCCAGCCATATTTGCCACTGACTGCGATCATTGGGAGGTCGCCGGAGTGGACTTCATCGAAGTTGCATATGGAATCTCAACCAAAAAGAACAATTGGCGCACCATGGAAGAACACAGCCCCGATCATTGGTATGTTCACGACAACCGGGTATATAATTATTACCGCGAATCCGGAATGCAATTCAACGGAAGTTACAACATTATCGAAAACAACGAGATCTACAAGGTAAGCGACAGACTCGACACCCCATTCGGCTGTCAGTTACTAAACCTGCTCGGAAATAACAACATCGTGCGCGAAAATACCTTCAGCCGAATGGGGAGCGACGCCAATTGTCTTGGACTTATGTTCGAGTGGGATCTTGCCGACGTAAACCTGATCGAAAACAACACATTCCTCGATATACCTGTAGCAATTTCGATTCAGGGTGGGGATGCAAACATCATTCGAAACAATTATTTCGAGGCGGCAGTTTCAAACGCCCGTGCCGGGATCGTCATCGCCTCTTACGACGACCGAACCGGCTGGCCCTGCAATGAGCCGGATTCGATCTCACCGCCTGATAATCCTGCGCATCCAGAATATAAATATTACTATCCTCATGATTGTCACTCCAAAAACAACCAGATCATCGGAAATACATTTATTGGCTTTGAAATAGATTGGGTAATGCACCCCGTCTCTGTGGAAAGCAATATTATTATTAACAATTCAACCCAGTAG
- a CDS encoding acyl--CoA ligase, whose protein sequence is MNTADYLLQYAADDDFVIIAFNAKYNYKELKQIINVAAQGLLSKGIEKGDRVGILGRNSLFWAACYLAIMKAGAIAVPFATKLPPPELAGQVEQTGCRVVCVENTLLAKYSPFFPKGIDIIGEAILEQTHAIYSSAPLPDVDENEDAAWMLTSGTTAKPRITRITHRNIQTNTDSIINYLELTRSDRILSILPFYYCYGTSLLHTHLRVGGSLALADSVGFPEKVLDLMEETACTGFAGVPTTFQMYLRNSTFPQRKLPALQKIQQAGGKLMPALIEELVQSHARAKVYVMYGQTEATARLSYLPPDLLNSKLGSIGRGIPGVKLRVVNEAGADVKPGEVGEILAWGGNISPGYVNEPEANAEKFVNGSLRTGDMATVDDDGFIYIVDRKNDFIKSYGNRVSSQEVEACVLEMKDIVSAAAIGVPDPLRGEAIRVFAVRKAKSTLTDEEIIQHCMRRLARYMVPKEIVFVQALPTNQHGKIIKSELRKEA, encoded by the coding sequence GTGAACACAGCTGATTATCTCCTTCAATATGCCGCAGATGACGACTTCGTCATCATCGCATTTAATGCGAAATATAATTACAAGGAATTAAAACAGATCATTAATGTGGCAGCTCAAGGATTATTATCCAAAGGAATAGAAAAGGGTGATCGGGTGGGAATTCTTGGAAGGAATTCTCTTTTTTGGGCGGCATGTTACCTTGCGATCATGAAGGCGGGCGCGATAGCCGTGCCATTCGCCACAAAATTACCTCCGCCCGAACTTGCAGGGCAAGTCGAACAAACCGGATGTCGCGTCGTATGTGTGGAAAATACATTATTGGCTAAATACTCGCCGTTTTTTCCAAAAGGTATCGACATCATCGGCGAAGCGATTTTGGAACAAACCCATGCAATTTATTCGTCTGCTCCGCTCCCAGATGTGGATGAAAACGAGGATGCCGCTTGGATGTTAACGTCGGGAACGACAGCAAAACCCCGCATCACCAGGATAACACACCGGAATATCCAGACCAATACTGATTCGATCATCAATTATCTGGAGTTAACCCGCTCAGATCGAATTCTTTCCATTTTACCGTTCTATTATTGCTATGGTACTTCGCTATTACATACCCACCTACGAGTTGGCGGGTCGCTCGCGCTTGCGGATTCCGTGGGCTTTCCAGAAAAGGTATTGGATTTGATGGAAGAGACTGCCTGTACGGGTTTCGCAGGAGTCCCAACTACTTTTCAAATGTATCTGCGAAATTCCACATTCCCCCAGCGCAAATTGCCTGCCTTGCAAAAGATACAACAAGCCGGCGGAAAACTAATGCCCGCCTTGATCGAAGAACTCGTTCAAAGCCATGCGCGAGCCAAAGTCTATGTCATGTATGGACAGACAGAAGCCACGGCTCGTCTCTCGTACCTTCCACCCGACCTTCTGAATTCAAAACTCGGATCGATCGGGCGTGGCATCCCCGGCGTGAAATTAAGGGTTGTGAACGAGGCTGGAGCGGATGTAAAACCCGGTGAGGTGGGCGAAATCTTGGCATGGGGCGGGAATATATCACCCGGATATGTGAACGAGCCAGAAGCAAACGCCGAAAAATTCGTGAACGGCTCCCTGCGAACGGGCGATATGGCCACGGTGGATGACGATGGTTTTATCTACATAGTTGACCGCAAGAATGATTTTATAAAATCCTATGGCAACCGGGTCAGCAGTCAGGAAGTTGAAGCATGTGTCCTCGAAATGAAAGATATCGTCTCTGCGGCAGCAATCGGCGTGCCGGACCCCCTGCGAGGCGAAGCGATCCGCGTGTTTGCCGTGCGGAAAGCAAAATCAACCCTGACCGATGAGGAGATCATCCAGCACTGTATGAGGCGGTTGGCACGTTACATGGTGCCAAAGGAAATCGTATTTGTTCAAGCCCTGCCCACCAACCAACATGGAAAAATTATTAAATCCGAATTGAGAAAGGAAGCATAG
- a CDS encoding sulfotransferase: protein MNSNWRKLARYAFINLDLSPDSTIFISGMARSGTTWLAEILNHDNSHRDILEPFLPTKVKTAQVFKTNQYLNPNKHDRVLIQNAKKILSGNFRSRWSDWGNRKFISTRRIIKDVRANLMLKWLLRLRPKMPTLFLIRHPLSIHSSWKKLGWGRGTAPKSGDFEQVINQAELLADHPLIAHGLARIDPSDYFEKSIFLWGILHYVPLMQLTPEDCQFVYYENLVLKPEEELVKVFTHLKKPFDFSELRQKIRIPSKTNYHKKNFSVAPETLIQGWKKDFSLAEITRSLEILEIFGFNRLYDEDGFPNFPENNLPNFFS from the coding sequence ATGAACTCTAATTGGAGAAAACTGGCGCGCTACGCTTTCATCAACCTGGATCTGAGCCCGGATTCAACGATTTTCATTTCAGGCATGGCGCGCAGCGGAACAACCTGGCTCGCTGAAATCCTCAACCACGACAATTCCCATCGCGACATTCTCGAACCTTTTCTGCCTACCAAAGTCAAAACCGCGCAGGTTTTCAAGACTAATCAATACCTGAACCCAAACAAACACGATAGGGTTCTTATTCAAAATGCAAAAAAAATCCTTTCCGGTAATTTCAGGAGCCGCTGGAGTGATTGGGGAAACCGCAAATTCATCAGCACACGCCGGATCATCAAGGATGTGCGTGCCAATCTTATGCTAAAGTGGCTTTTGAGACTCCGCCCGAAAATGCCAACTCTTTTTCTGATACGTCATCCTCTTTCGATTCATTCGTCCTGGAAAAAACTGGGTTGGGGGCGCGGCACAGCCCCCAAAAGCGGGGATTTCGAGCAGGTTATAAACCAGGCTGAATTACTTGCAGATCATCCGCTTATTGCACACGGTCTTGCCCGCATCGACCCATCAGACTATTTCGAAAAGTCGATCTTTCTGTGGGGCATCCTTCATTATGTGCCGCTCATGCAATTAACCCCGGAAGACTGCCAGTTTGTATATTACGAAAATCTTGTACTGAAACCGGAAGAAGAGCTAGTCAAAGTATTTACGCACCTGAAAAAACCGTTTGATTTTTCGGAGCTGCGCCAAAAAATCCGCATTCCATCGAAAACGAATTATCATAAGAAGAATTTCTCTGTTGCACCCGAAACCCTCATACAAGGTTGGAAGAAGGATTTTTCACTAGCGGAAATAACCCGGTCTCTCGAAATTCTTGAGATTTTCGGTTTCAACCGCCTCTACGATGAAGACGGATTTCCCAACTTTCCAGAGAACAACCTCCCCAATTTTTTTTCATGA
- the nadE gene encoding NAD(+) synthase: MSILSSVIQVSVDEEVTRVSEWIKRYVVHEFKRRGGVVGVSGGIDSSLVLALAVRALGSENVVAFSLPEKDSSPESLALATELVNHFGVKLIVDDITPALEGLGCYTHLTESIREAFPDYDPAIDKVKLVLPDNLLDKPGLNVFSLALLRPGQPERKKILPPHAYLGIVAATNMKQRTRMMRLYFQAERRNYAVIGTSNRNEHDQGFFVKYGDGGVDIQPIRHLLKTQVYQLARYAGVPGGIIERTPTTDTYSAGSTQEEFYFRVPFDLLDRIWVGMDRGMENSAIANDLGLQKEQVDRVTADILQKKRTTEYLRTPPVYLD; this comes from the coding sequence ATGTCGATACTTTCGAGTGTAATACAGGTCTCTGTTGATGAGGAAGTCACCAGGGTTTCTGAATGGATCAAGCGGTATGTAGTTCACGAATTCAAACGCCGGGGCGGCGTGGTGGGGGTGAGCGGTGGCATCGATTCTTCGCTTGTTCTGGCTTTGGCGGTTCGCGCTCTTGGGAGCGAAAATGTGGTTGCTTTCTCTCTACCGGAGAAAGATTCGAGCCCTGAAAGCTTGGCATTGGCAACTGAGTTGGTGAATCATTTCGGGGTCAAATTGATTGTGGACGACATAACACCCGCCCTCGAAGGTCTTGGATGTTATACCCATCTGACCGAGTCGATCCGCGAAGCGTTTCCTGATTACGATCCCGCCATCGACAAAGTCAAATTGGTTCTGCCCGATAATTTGCTCGATAAACCGGGTTTGAATGTGTTCTCCCTTGCTTTGCTGCGCCCCGGGCAGCCCGAAAGGAAAAAAATCCTTCCGCCTCATGCATATTTGGGAATCGTTGCCGCCACGAATATGAAACAGCGCACGCGGATGATGCGCCTCTATTTTCAAGCAGAACGGCGAAACTACGCAGTGATCGGCACGTCGAACCGGAATGAGCATGACCAGGGATTTTTTGTAAAATATGGCGACGGTGGGGTGGATATCCAACCCATCCGACACCTGCTCAAGACGCAGGTCTATCAATTGGCTCGGTACGCCGGTGTACCCGGCGGTATCATAGAACGCACGCCTACCACGGATACTTACAGCGCGGGTAGCACCCAGGAGGAGTTTTACTTCCGGGTGCCTTTCGACCTGCTGGATAGAATCTGGGTGGGCATGGACCGCGGCATGGAGAATTCCGCTATTGCCAACGATCTAGGCTTGCAAAAAGAACAGGTGGATAGGGTGACGGCCGATATCCTGCAAAAAAAACGGACAACCGAATATTTGCGCACGCCCCCAGTGTATTTGGATTGA
- the asnB gene encoding asparagine synthase (glutamine-hydrolyzing) gives MCGIAGTLNLTSGPPVDPEMVYSMLEAIRHRGPDENGVFANDHVGLGSARLSIIDLAGGRQPIHNEDSTVWVVFNGEIYNYVELRRELESVGHVFSTQSDTEVLVHLYEEDEQGWLLKLNGQFAIALWDQKNQTLILARDRLGVRPIFYTLRESAFYFASEMKSLFTQPGIRTEFDPIALSQIFTFWTTLGKRTCYRNISSVLPGHYLKIRGGQMTEHPYWTLNMHPASDSPQPSLDEAAEHLLWLLKDAVRLRLRSDVPVGTYLSGGLDSSSITALARHHSETRLKTFSIAFGDQAFDESAYQQRTNEFLGVDNDAIHCSHVDIAAAFPEAIRHAEMPLLRTAPVPMLLLSRLVHEHNFKVVLTGEGADEILGGYDIFKEAKIRRFWARQPDSAFRPLLLRRLYPYISALSYGGDAYLRMFFGRNLSNTDDSFYAHRLRWQNTARCLRFFSPAYQNEIKGYDPLAELAESLPAEFKLWNPFSQAQYLEIIIFLSGYLLASQGDRMGMANSVEGRFPFLDPRVVDFSVRLPAEHKMYGLREKAVLKRAMKDQLPQETLRRSKQPYRAPIRSVFFGGDSLDYVSENLSPEKIRQTGYFAPESVAALIAKCQRGANVSETEEMALTGILSVQLLHYMWR, from the coding sequence ATGTGTGGTATTGCCGGTACGTTGAATCTGACGTCGGGGCCGCCTGTCGATCCGGAGATGGTCTATTCTATGCTTGAGGCAATTCGTCATCGCGGCCCTGATGAAAATGGCGTATTTGCCAATGACCACGTCGGGCTTGGAAGCGCGCGCCTTTCCATCATCGACTTGGCGGGTGGGAGGCAGCCCATTCATAACGAAGACAGCACAGTCTGGGTGGTCTTCAACGGTGAAATATATAACTACGTCGAATTGCGCCGCGAATTGGAATCCGTCGGGCATGTTTTTTCCACTCAAAGTGACACGGAAGTCCTTGTGCATTTGTACGAAGAGGATGAACAGGGCTGGCTTCTCAAGCTCAACGGCCAGTTTGCCATTGCCTTGTGGGACCAGAAAAATCAAACCCTGATTCTTGCTCGAGATCGTCTGGGTGTGCGCCCCATCTTTTACACCCTCAGGGAAAGCGCGTTCTATTTCGCGTCTGAAATGAAATCGCTCTTTACCCAACCTGGCATCCGAACCGAATTCGACCCGATTGCCCTGTCTCAAATTTTCACCTTTTGGACCACACTCGGAAAACGCACCTGTTATCGAAATATTTCAAGCGTACTGCCGGGTCATTATCTCAAAATTCGCGGCGGACAGATGACGGAGCATCCATACTGGACACTGAACATGCACCCCGCCTCCGACTCGCCCCAACCATCCCTCGACGAAGCGGCTGAGCATCTCCTTTGGCTTTTGAAGGACGCCGTCCGTTTGAGACTGCGCTCCGATGTGCCGGTTGGAACCTACCTGAGCGGCGGCTTGGATTCCTCCAGTATCACGGCGCTTGCCCGCCACCATTCGGAAACGCGCCTGAAGACCTTCAGTATCGCTTTTGGCGATCAGGCTTTTGACGAGTCTGCCTATCAACAACGCACCAACGAATTTCTGGGTGTGGATAACGACGCGATTCATTGTTCTCATGTCGATATAGCTGCAGCCTTCCCTGAAGCGATTCGTCATGCTGAAATGCCCCTGTTGCGAACCGCTCCCGTTCCCATGCTTCTTCTTTCCCGGTTGGTTCATGAACATAATTTCAAAGTCGTTTTGACCGGCGAAGGTGCCGATGAAATTCTGGGAGGCTACGATATTTTCAAGGAAGCAAAGATCCGCCGCTTTTGGGCGCGCCAGCCTGATTCTGCGTTCCGTCCACTCCTGTTGCGGAGGCTGTATCCCTACATCAGCGCCCTTTCCTATGGCGGCGATGCTTACCTCAGGATGTTTTTCGGGAGAAACCTTTCCAACACGGACGATTCCTTTTACGCTCATCGCTTGCGCTGGCAGAACACAGCCAGGTGTCTTCGATTTTTCTCGCCTGCTTATCAGAATGAGATCAAGGGGTACGACCCGCTGGCTGAGTTGGCGGAGTCCCTGCCCGCTGAATTCAAGCTCTGGAATCCTTTTTCGCAGGCTCAATACTTGGAAATCATCATATTTCTTTCCGGCTATTTACTCGCTTCGCAGGGAGATCGTATGGGGATGGCAAATTCCGTGGAGGGACGTTTCCCGTTCCTCGATCCGCGCGTTGTGGACTTTTCCGTTCGCCTGCCTGCTGAACATAAAATGTACGGCCTTCGCGAAAAAGCTGTTTTGAAACGCGCCATGAAGGACCAGCTTCCTCAGGAGACTTTGCGCCGTTCCAAACAGCCTTATCGGGCTCCCATACGCTCTGTCTTTTTTGGCGGAGACAGCCTGGATTATGTCAGTGAAAACCTTTCCCCTGAAAAAATAAGGCAAACCGGTTATTTTGCGCCGGAGTCCGTCGCGGCCTTGATTGCGAAATGCCAGCGTGGCGCAAATGTGAGCGAAACTGAGGAAATGGCGCTCACCGGAATTCTCTCTGTTCAATTACTTCATTATATGTGGAGGTAG
- a CDS encoding acyl carrier protein: MFEVENKIRKFLAENFILSEQADQLGVSDSFLEKGIIDSTGILELVFFVEDQFSVQIDTSEVLPENFDSIQNLASYIRRKQGVV, translated from the coding sequence ATGTTTGAAGTAGAAAACAAGATCCGCAAGTTTTTGGCTGAGAACTTCATCCTCAGCGAACAGGCCGACCAGTTGGGCGTCTCCGATTCGTTTCTCGAAAAAGGCATCATCGACTCGACCGGGATTCTTGAATTGGTCTTTTTTGTCGAGGATCAATTCAGCGTTCAAATCGACACGTCCGAAGTCCTGCCTGAAAATTTCGATTCGATCCAAAACCTGGCTTCTTACATCCGCCGAAAACAGGGCGTGGTTTGA
- a CDS encoding glycosyltransferase family 4 protein yields MTNRPKRVLMLVENNPFWRDVRVRQEAQALQEAGYVVSVICPGMNGRKFHEEMDGIHIFAYPPPFQGRGFIGYAYEYGYSLLAMFLVSLHVFARRGFDIIHAANPPDTAVLIAIFYKLFRRQFVYDHHDLSPEVFSLRFGAEKWFARLVYEILVFLERLSCRVADHVITTNQSYMNIELHRSKIPESSITIVRNGPDLERLRRVEFPPELRREGKTTIGYLGIIGYQDGVNHLLNILHVLAYELNRRDFFCVIAGGGDALEDLKKQATILNLDEFVMFTGYVPHEEVAKYISAADLCVAPEKPNPFNHYSTIIKVMEYMALGKPVVAFDLIEHRYSAHDAALYAVNGEELDFARKIALLMDNTEQREEMGKLGKARVEDVLAWRHQAKALVAAYEKIRAGK; encoded by the coding sequence ATGACAAACCGACCCAAACGGGTCTTGATGCTTGTGGAAAACAATCCCTTCTGGCGGGACGTGCGAGTGCGTCAGGAGGCGCAGGCGTTGCAAGAAGCCGGGTATGTCGTTTCAGTCATTTGCCCGGGCATGAACGGGCGAAAATTTCACGAAGAGATGGACGGCATTCATATTTTCGCGTATCCGCCCCCGTTTCAGGGACGTGGATTTATCGGTTATGCCTACGAATACGGCTATTCCCTGCTGGCGATGTTTCTGGTCTCTCTGCATGTGTTTGCGCGACGCGGATTTGACATCATCCACGCAGCCAATCCGCCGGATACGGCTGTGCTGATCGCCATTTTCTACAAGCTTTTCAGGAGGCAGTTTGTTTATGATCATCACGATCTATCGCCCGAAGTTTTCAGCCTGCGATTTGGTGCTGAAAAATGGTTTGCCCGCCTGGTGTACGAAATATTGGTCTTTTTGGAGCGGCTTTCCTGCCGCGTTGCGGATCATGTCATTACGACCAATCAATCTTATATGAACATAGAACTGCATCGCAGTAAAATCCCGGAAAGCAGCATCACTATCGTTCGCAACGGACCAGACTTGGAGCGATTGCGTCGCGTGGAGTTTCCGCCCGAACTTCGCCGGGAGGGAAAAACGACCATTGGCTATCTCGGCATCATCGGTTATCAGGACGGCGTGAACCATCTGTTGAACATTCTCCATGTGCTGGCATATGAATTAAATCGCCGCGACTTTTTCTGCGTCATCGCCGGAGGCGGGGATGCGCTGGAAGACCTCAAAAAACAGGCCACTATTCTTAACCTAGATGAGTTTGTGATGTTTACCGGATATGTTCCGCATGAAGAGGTTGCCAAATATATTTCCGCGGCGGATTTGTGCGTTGCGCCTGAAAAACCGAATCCTTTTAACCATTATTCCACGATCATAAAAGTCATGGAGTACATGGCGCTTGGCAAACCTGTCGTGGCGTTCGATCTTATCGAGCATCGTTATTCCGCCCATGACGCCGCCCTATATGCAGTGAACGGCGAAGAACTCGATTTTGCCCGGAAGATTGCCTTGCTCATGGACAACACTGAACAGCGTGAAGAAATGGGAAAACTGGGCAAGGCGCGTGTAGAGGATGTCCTTGCCTGGCGACACCAGGCAAAAGCGCTCGTTGCGGCCTATGAAAAAATCAGAGCTGGAAAATGA
- a CDS encoding phenylacetate--CoA ligase family protein, which produces MNLSYNNRNLLNLYYRLPKFMREIFAALYSLKVRNRRFGKAFQDQMRLLRENEGLSRVERDKRQVSDLRETLRYAYENVPYYRSLFDQVGFRHDDLQSIADLRSLPLLERDVIRTKNAELHSTVFAGSVFTHHTSGTTGTSLDFTLSEEANQRHYGCVWHHYGWVGVRRGDRVATFGGHPLTHPDRRKPPFWLYDAAENEMYFSLQHISPATLPHYVRELLRFRPVMIKGIPSFMNLVAQYMIENDITYTSRGVFTYSETLLDHQRKALEQAFNCVVYNFYSNGERSGHILQCQHGKLHVLAETGLIEIIRADGSPAEAGEVGELVITNFINRAMPLIRYRIGDTGVWSQEASCACGRDTPIIEKLTGRTNDFIVTGDGLRIRPVGAFVGTPFVKAAQFVQEEAGSVVVKILPREGFGPDEEKHVVEELKAELGSATRYQIEIVDELPFGTNGKLQHIVSKVPS; this is translated from the coding sequence ATGAATTTATCGTATAACAACCGGAATTTGCTCAACCTTTATTATCGCCTTCCAAAATTTATGCGGGAGATATTTGCCGCGTTGTATTCATTGAAGGTTCGTAATCGGCGTTTTGGAAAGGCTTTTCAAGATCAAATGCGCTTGCTGCGGGAAAACGAAGGCTTATCCCGCGTGGAAAGAGACAAGCGGCAGGTTTCAGATTTGAGGGAAACCCTGCGTTATGCGTATGAGAATGTGCCGTACTATCGGTCCCTTTTTGATCAAGTCGGGTTCCGACACGATGATTTGCAGTCCATTGCCGATCTGAGAAGCCTCCCTTTGCTGGAAAGGGACGTTATTCGCACGAAAAATGCAGAACTCCATTCCACAGTGTTTGCAGGATCGGTATTTACCCACCACACAAGCGGAACGACAGGAACGTCTTTGGACTTTACCCTAAGCGAAGAGGCCAACCAGCGGCATTACGGCTGTGTCTGGCATCATTACGGCTGGGTTGGAGTGCGGCGCGGTGACCGGGTCGCCACCTTTGGCGGGCATCCGCTGACCCATCCCGACCGCCGAAAACCGCCTTTTTGGCTTTATGACGCCGCGGAAAACGAAATGTATTTTTCCCTCCAGCATATATCTCCCGCAACTTTGCCTCACTACGTCAGGGAATTGCTTCGTTTCAGACCTGTCATGATCAAGGGTATTCCTTCCTTTATGAACCTAGTCGCGCAATATATGATCGAAAACGACATTACTTACACGTCGCGAGGAGTTTTCACCTATAGCGAAACCCTGCTTGACCATCAACGCAAGGCGCTGGAGCAGGCTTTTAATTGCGTGGTGTATAATTTTTACAGCAACGGGGAACGCTCCGGGCATATTCTTCAATGTCAGCACGGAAAACTTCATGTTCTCGCGGAAACGGGTTTGATCGAAATTATTCGCGCCGACGGCTCTCCTGCAGAAGCGGGCGAAGTAGGCGAGTTGGTGATAACTAATTTTATCAACCGCGCCATGCCATTGATTCGTTATCGGATCGGCGACACGGGGGTTTGGTCTCAGGAAGCGTCTTGTGCCTGCGGCCGGGATACGCCTATCATTGAAAAACTTACCGGCAGGACCAATGACTTCATCGTTACGGGAGACGGTTTGCGAATTCGGCCGGTTGGCGCTTTTGTTGGCACGCCTTTTGTGAAAGCCGCTCAGTTTGTACAGGAAGAGGCGGGGTCGGTCGTTGTAAAAATTCTTCCCCGCGAAGGGTTCGGTCCCGATGAGGAAAAGCATGTTGTCGAGGAACTGAAAGCCGAGCTTGGCTCTGCAACCCGTTATCAGATCGAGATTGTGGACGAACTTCCGTTTGGCACGAACGGCAAGCTGCAGCATATCGTTTCAAAAGTACCCTCATAG
- a CDS encoding glycosyltransferase family 4 protein encodes MKRTAHTAKETVLVVGPGLGQVGGVATFIEILATSPVIAEKYRILRLDTTRSMQDLGLENRLSLMNINYLVRQVFQFLVVNLREKPSLIHVQVTSGLAFWKAAIFILLGKIFGVGTVAHLHGGMFDKYYASCKPWTKKWIGLVFASSDIVVALSEKWRQFLLAEVSGDLRIEIASNPVDRQFAEALEAGRSAAANGKKDILFLGSLGKRKGVFDILQAAPWIFEKHPDARIVFAGSEESRGEKLRIDELCRDKQLDKKVAFVGVVTGKEKVSLFQNAMIYVLPSYGENLPFSLLEAMSLGLPVVTTPVGAIPEIVKDGENGFLVEPGDIRALASSLDRLLSDEPLRRVMAAANQARIKADFMPDDSMMQMDRVYSRVLRGDPAVDPHV; translated from the coding sequence GTGAAGCGGACGGCTCATACAGCGAAAGAGACCGTATTGGTTGTGGGACCCGGCCTGGGTCAGGTTGGAGGCGTGGCTACATTTATCGAAATTCTCGCTACCTCTCCCGTCATCGCTGAAAAATATCGCATCCTTCGATTGGATACGACCAGATCCATGCAGGATTTGGGGTTGGAAAACCGTCTCTCGCTGATGAATATAAATTATCTTGTACGGCAGGTCTTTCAATTCCTCGTTGTTAACCTGCGAGAGAAGCCGAGTTTGATTCACGTACAGGTGACGTCGGGGCTGGCGTTTTGGAAGGCTGCAATTTTTATTTTGCTCGGAAAAATCTTCGGTGTGGGAACGGTGGCGCATTTGCATGGCGGCATGTTCGATAAGTATTACGCTTCTTGCAAGCCGTGGACGAAGAAATGGATTGGGCTCGTCTTTGCCTCGTCCGATATTGTGGTTGCCCTGTCTGAAAAATGGCGCCAATTTTTACTTGCGGAAGTAAGCGGCGATTTGCGGATTGAAATCGCCTCGAACCCGGTGGATCGCCAGTTTGCTGAAGCATTGGAGGCGGGACGATCTGCGGCTGCCAATGGCAAAAAAGATATACTTTTTCTTGGCAGCTTGGGTAAACGGAAGGGCGTATTCGATATTTTGCAAGCCGCACCTTGGATTTTCGAGAAGCATCCCGATGCCCGTATCGTCTTTGCCGGGTCAGAGGAAAGCCGGGGCGAAAAACTTCGCATTGATGAACTGTGCCGTGACAAACAGCTTGATAAAAAGGTTGCCTTCGTAGGCGTTGTGACCGGGAAAGAAAAAGTGAGCTTGTTTCAAAACGCCATGATTTATGTTTTACCATCCTATGGCGAAAATCTTCCCTTTTCCTTGTTGGAGGCCATGTCGTTAGGATTGCCTGTTGTGACCACCCCGGTGGGCGCGATTCCCGAAATTGTAAAAGACGGCGAGAACGGGTTTCTCGTCGAACCCGGAGATATTCGTGCACTTGCCTCAAGTTTGGATCGCCTGCTTAGCGACGAGCCATTGAGGCGTGTCATGGCGGCTGCCAACCAGGCGAGGATCAAAGCGGATTTCATGCCGGATGATTCCATGATGCAGATGGACAGAGTCTATAGCCGGGTGTTGCGCGGCGACCCCGCGGTTGACCCACATGTTTGA